In Primulina eburnea isolate SZY01 chromosome 3, ASM2296580v1, whole genome shotgun sequence, one DNA window encodes the following:
- the LOC140826356 gene encoding isocitrate dehydrogenase [NADP]-like — protein sequence MAFEKIKVANPIVEMDGDEMTRVIWKLIKDNLIFPFLELDIKYFDLGLPHRDDTDDKVTVESAEATLKYNVAIKCATITPDEARVKEFGLKNMWKSPNGTIRNILNGTVFREPIMCKNVPRLVPGWTKPICIGRHAFGDQYRATDTVIKGAGKLKLVFVPDGKDEKEEFEVFNFTGAGGVALSMYNTDESIRAFAEASMNTAYLKKWPLYLSTKNTILKKYDGRFKDIFQEVYESSWKSKFEEAGIWYEHRLIDDMVAYALKSEGGYVWACKNYDGDVQSDFLAQGFGSLGLMTSVLVCPDGKTIEAEAAHGTVTRHYRVHQKGGETSTNSIASIFAWTRGLAHRAKLDDNAKLLEFTEKLEAACVGVVESGKMTKDLALIIHGSKLGRDQYLNTEEFIVAVADELKVKLSS from the exons ATGGCGTTCGAAAAGATCAAGGTGGCAAACCCCATCGTTGAAATGGACG GAGATGAGATGACAAGGGTGATTTGGAAACTAATCAAGGACAAT TTGATCTTTCCATTCTTGGAGTTGGACATAAAGTACTTCGACCTTGGTCTTCCTCACCGTGACGACACAGATGATAAAGTTACGGTTGAAAGTGCAGAAGCTACTCTCAA GTACAATGTAGCCATTAAGTGCGCAACCATTACTCCAG ATGAAGCTCGTGTGAAGGAGTTTGGATTAAAGAACATGTGGAAGAGTCCAAATGGTACAATTAGGAACATTTTGAATG GCACGGTCTTTAGAGAACCAATCATGTGCAAAAATGTCCCTCGCCTTGTCCCAG GATGGACAAAGCCAATTTGCATTGGGAGACATGCCTTTGGAGATCAATACCGAGCTACTGATACAGTCATTAAAGGAGCTGGAAAGCTCAAATTGGTTTTTG TCCCAGATGGGAAGGATGAGAAGGAAGAATTTGAGGTCTTCAACTTTACGGGTGCCGGTGGAGTTGCTCTGTCAATGTACAACACTGATGAG TCCATTCGTGCATTTGCTGAAGCTTCTATGAACACCGCATACCTGAAAAAGTGGCCACTATATCTTAGCACTAAGAATACGATTCTCAAGAAATATGATGGCAG ATTCAAGGACATCTTTCAAGAAGTTTATGAATCTTCATGGAAATCCAAGTTCGAGGAAGCAGGAATCTG GTATGAACACCGTCTCATCGATGATATGGTTGCCTATGCTCTGAAGAGCGAAGGAGGTTATGTATGGGCTTGCAAGAACTACGATGGGGATGTTCAGAGTGATTTCTTAGCACAAG GGTTTGGATCTCTTGGGCTGATGACGTCGGTCCTG GTATGCCCCGATGGCAAGACCATCGAGGCAGAAGCAGCCCATGGAACTGTTACACGCCACTACAGGGTTCACCAAAAAGGAGGCGAAACCAGTACTAATAGCATTGCCTCAATCTTTGCTTGGACTCGCGGCCTTGCACACCG AGCAAAACTGGACGACAATGCAAAACTTTTGGAGTTCACGGAGAAACTAGAAGCAGCTTGTGTCGGTGTTGTGGAATCTGGAAAGATGACCAAGGATCTCGCCCTCATAATCCATGGATCCAA GCTTGGGAGAGATCAGTATCTAAACACGGAAGAGTTCATCGTTGCGGTTGCTGATGAGCTTAAAGTCAAGCTTTCGAGCTGA
- the LOC140826760 gene encoding protein ALTERED XYLOGLUCAN 9-like, protein MGATDWQFSLEKILISSCAVFFIVVVTINLIPYFPSVSYNFPTISPDKPVPSPSVSDSIPTNSSGSIHVPAVASPLHRDTCVSVLHSIRYKSSASECRKAGACKDKKYSWEWIQSNRVSECGFHRVQKSEASALINGSWIVVAGDSECRLTYISLLEVFVGSEEINRVKVDFIYQHGNYVKTVDDIGLKMDFLWRPFVSDLRELMLDFNKTKRYPDLIIMGAGIWEMLYVNKAPDYGLKLEALRDSNSGLLEGGMPVFWLGMPTLVNSKLNTELKRARLTDYVRRMYDDALRGSKILQQSGGPMFLLDLRLLSDLCGADCAADGMHYEEFVHDVAVQIMLNVLAIRSNKNLQP, encoded by the coding sequence ATGGGAGCCACGGATTGGCAATTTAGTCTCGAGAAAATACTCATCTCAAGTTGCGCAGTCTTCTTTATCGTCGTTGTTACGATAAATTTAATCCCATATTTCCCTTCTGTTTCCTATAATTTTCCCACGATTTCTCCGGACAAACCCGTTCCTTCCCCTTCCGTTTCTGATTCAATCCCCACGAATTCTTCGGGCTCAATACATGTCCCAGCTGTTGCATCTCCTCTACATCGTGACACCTGTGTTTCTGTTCTACACAGTATTAGGTATAAATCTTCTGCAAGTGAGTGTCGAAAGGCAGGAGCTTGTAAAGACAAGAAATATTCTTGGGAGTGGATCCAATCTAACCGGGTTTCCGAATGCGGGTTTCACAGAGTCCAGAAGTCCGAAGCATCGGCCTTGATAAACGGGTCGTGGATAGTGGTGGCCGGGGATTCTGAGTGTAGGTTAACATACATTTCTTTGTTAGAAGTATTCGTAGGATCCGAGGAAATCAATCGAGTGAAAGTAGACTTCATTTACCAGCACGGGAATTACGTAAAAACTGTCGATGATATTGGATTGAAGATGGATTTCTTGTGGCGACCTttcgtttcagatttgagagaATTAATGTTGGATTTTAACAAGACCAAAAGGTACCCGGATTTGATCATTATGGGGGCTGGCATATGGGAGATGTTATACGTAAATAAAGCGCCGGATTACGGTCTTAAGTTGGAGGCGTTGCGGGACTCCAATTCAGGTCTTTTGGAAGGTGGGATGCCTGTGTTTTGGCTGGGGATGCCGACTCTGGTGAACTCCAAGTTGAATACGGAGTTGAAAAGGGCAAGGTTGACTGATTATGTGCGCAGAATGTACGATGATGCGCTCAGAGGAAGCAAGATCTTGCAGCAATCGGGGGGGCCGATGTTCCTGCTGGACCTGCGTTTGTTGAGTGATTTGTGCGGGGCGGATTGTGCTGCGGATGGGATGCATTATGAGGAGTTCGTGCATGATGTTGCGGTTCAAATAATGCTCAATGTATTGGCCATTCGATCCAATAAAAATCTTCAACCCTGA